CGTGGAATTGAGTGCCTTTCTGAAACTTTCATTATTTAAACAATAGTTATTTCCCTTGCAGTGAATCGAATATAGATATGATAAatgcatgaaaatgaaaatattcttggTGCACAGATAAGAGTGCTCTTCTGTGTGATTGCGCTATTGTCAAAAGATTGCTCGAACTCGTCTGGGTactcagctcctctctgctctcaAGACATTATCTACAGCGCACAGGACCTATCaggaagtttgttttttttaaagtcttgtGCTAAAACTGACCTTTCGTAATGCAGCTGTTCAGGTGCTGTGGTAGGTATCTTCCAGGCTTCAGAGAGGACCTTTCTGCTGTCAGCACAGGCACTGTGGCCATGGGACAGCCCTGCAGAATTAATTCCCCCATGGATCCAAACCAGAAGCTTTCAGTACATGTCCCAGGATGCTTTTTTTCACAGCCCACGATGGATTAATGTGTTACATACAAAATGGGGTGGTGTAAGGTGCTTTTCAGAAGAGCCAACTCATGTGCCAGAGAAAGGGGAGTTCATGAGCGGTCACTGTTTATCATGGGCTGCTGGGAAGTGACATTTCAGCTGCTGGGAATCACTGTGAGGAGAACATGTCCTTGGCCAGATGGTCTGTGGCAGCTTTGTCATCAACAGGAATATATAAAGACAGTTGTTTTGGGGCAAGACATCACTCTGAAGCTCCCCATTGAGAGGAACCAGGTAGGACAGATCAGCCACCATGCTCCCTCTCCTGAAGTCCTCTAGGGTGAGCTGAAGGTGTAGTTTCCACATCAGTTTCAATTCATagggagaaaaatacatatCTTTTTTAATACTATTCTTTGCTTCTCTAAAAAGAAAGTCATCATTCCAAGACGTATAATTTTGCAGCTTAATTAAATACTCATAAACAATTGGAATGTACAACGTTTGGTATTTCAGTAACACATTTGCCTGTTTATTGTAGTCAATAATGGTGATTCTGAATTATTATAGTAGTTTGTATTCTTTTCAAAAGTTAATTGGAATTTGCAGCAAGAAATGATGGTGGAGAGAGACTTTGAGGCTTTCAGTTGGCACACATTATAGAGGTGTCAGGGAGAGAAAGGACAGATGGCTCGTtagctttttctgtaaaaatgttttcaaggaCATACTACTGGCTTGTAAACTACAAAAATGACTATTATTTGAATAAGTAAAGTTTCCAAGTGTTTATTATCCAGTGAAATTAGAATGGCTTAAGTCATTATCTGCACATACCTGAAGCAAAATATGTGATAGTTAAATAAAATGGATATTTTAGTAATTAACCAACTTGCCACAAACCTTACAGGCTGCCATGAAGAGAGTTAACTCCATTCCAGACAGACCCAGTACGGTTgctcaaataaaaatagataaaactCTAAATGGAAGTTTTGACAATTTTGTGCATGTAGCAGAATTACCTATAAGTTGTAAGAGAGACTTAAGAAAATCTCACTTATTTTATAAGACTTGGATAGAAGTTGGAGGAAATCAATTAcatttcttactcttttttttaaagttataacAGCCAGGGTGAATGGGATTCAAATACAGGAGTCTTCGCTGGAGCTGGTGTAGGCTATCTTTGCAGGTGACGGAAAGAAAATCATAATATTCATccaattcttttaaattttgtaggcgtaaatgtattttcttgatTTCATGCGATGTACTTTCAAATATATCTTTCCTCTGAAAGTGGTATTTCAATAGATTTATTCTAAACATTTACTCTATTGCATAAATAGcaatttttattaacaaaatgcAGCTTATATGTCACAAATAGTGTTTGGATCGAGTAATGACAAATGCAGGACAAATGCATgacttttttctggttttttctTAGTAGCTGCTGTATTTGGTGGCACTGAATTCAGACATGAAGATCTTCTCCCTGTTCTTTGCTGTTCTCCTCTTAGTGCTCCAAGGCACTTTAGGTAAGAGCTACATAAAATCAAAGGAAATGCAGAGGGAAGTTTGTGGGTATGGAGAAcctaaaatagaaataaaatgggTTTTAGTCGCTTTTGCCCAAAGCCAACTAGTGATGCCAGTGTGTTGGGCAGACTTTAGCAGTGAACAGACACCAGCTGGGTCCATTGGATGCACTGAACCCTCCCGTGCTGGAAAATAAGGGAATTTAATAGTACGGATGTGGCCAGCCTGCAGGCAAACTAGAATTGATGTCGTGCTATAACCCTAAATTGTTCTTAGTCTTCTTTGGGAAGGAAAATCAAGACtctgttggtttggggtttttttgtgcaggTTTCATGCGTGCACCTAATAACGATGTGCAATGCAAGCAGGCTGGGGGTACCTGTTCCACTGACCACTGCCCTCTACCCAACATGAAGTCCTTTGGACGTTGCCAGCAAGGGGTCCCTTGCTGTCGGACTGTGGTGAGTGATGGATTTGATGAAGATCAGGTGTTTCTTGGGGGAACACATTTATTATTCACTGTCACACATCCAGTCTGCCCTTCAGATGCTAAACTCCTCTAGTGCAAGCCAGCAAGGGACTCTGTACAGTCAGATATAGGATTTCCTGATGATTTCCTCACTGGTTTCTTCTGTACCATTAATGACGTAGCTTTTTCCTCATGGGAAAGATCACAGTCAAATCTCTTTGACAGAGATAAGCAACTAGCTAGAGAGGAactcttttctctgctgttcccATCAGCTGGTTCAAATCGCTCATGATGAGTAATATGGATTCAGAGGACGCATCTCTCAATAGACTGTGCACGCTGTCTGGAGACCTGGGACAACTGGGTCAAGTTCATAGGAAACCTGCATGTTCTACACGGCAAAGTCTGCCGCAGTCAGAAAAGCGACCTGAAATTCATGTTGTTCTGCTAGATATTTTCTGCAGTTCCATAGTTCTCCCCTTTtagacaaaaacaaaacaaaaaatcttaatttttcttgaattcCTTACTAGAACCGTTAAGTTCAGCCTGTATCTTTACTCCAACGtgaaactgtaaaaacaaacatcCATAAAAACTTGCACTCTGCCTCCACTGATTccagtatttcattttctgtttctttttgctgtaaGATGCTGTAACTAGCCTTATTTTTGGAGGCTCTTATTTAAACTTTGTTCAATATTAATTGCAGAGATGTTAAAAGCAAAGCACGAGCAGCAGATGTATATGGAGAAATTCCTCTGCACACCAGAGGTTTTAAGATGAGAAGGAAGCTGACCTGACAAttcattattaaataaaatagaaagacaATTAACGTTTAAAAATCATCATCAGCAGGACTATGAATATCCTACTAAGAATTGATGAGTTATCCAGGAATACCAGCTCTTGGTGCTCATTCAATCCCTTCTATGCTTCTTATTCAAATCTTTTCCTGGTTATAAGTACAAAATCTgagagttttttcctttttttgcagtATGATTAGTGACTGTTGGCTTCTCAGACTGGCTAAGCAGAGCTTCTAGCAATTTAGAAGATGCAGCATCCCATGGGAAAATCTGGAATTTTGAgctgaaaatatgcatttaacaTACACGTGCACACACCAAAACATGAatcacaacagaaagaaaataaactcctCCACAAACAAGCTTAATGACCTGAAGAAACTCAAAGCAATTCTTGAACCACCCAGAAAAGAcgaatatttctcatttttctaaaatgtttttctgttgaaaCCATACTGTGGCCACCAACATCTATCCCAGAAAGCAGATCACCAACATGCAGCAGTCTGTCCCCACGAGAGGATGCAGAGCAGGTTCTTCCTTTGTCCCTCAGAACAGATACtcatcattttctttcagagttAACAATAATGTGGTTAGCACTAGAAGACAAAGGCTCCAGGAGACACTGAATGCTCTGCTGGGATGTTCATATTTCATAGTCTGCATATTTCCataaattttaataaacttGCTCCAGAAGACCTTGTGTCTGATACTTATACCTGTGAGGAAGTGTCTTGGTGTGGTTCTTTGCTGGAGGATCTGGCTCTCATCTCACCCAAGGTCAGTGTGACATGTGTCTTGTGGTAAACTccaagaagaggagaagaaaccaaACCCATGTATGGACAGGAATATGACCTGGTCCTATTCATCGTTAGGTTGACCAGTAACAGTCAAGAATAACTCCTCTCAACCCACGGTGATTAGCTTAGTAGAAATCTGTCACAAACTGACCATGTTCAGGGCCTGTGGCAGTCCTAAAACGATCCATAGCAGCTCTTGGCATGGCGAGCACACATACTTTTAGTCATCCCTTATCTCAAATCCTTTTGGCCTTTGCATTAGCACTCTGGGATGttagggatggggaagggaagcAGGGGACGCGTCTATACCTTTTAGCAGCAGGTGCAGAGATTCCAGGCTGATGGACATGCAACCCACTGCCTCCAGACAGCACAGTGCAGTGGTAAATAGTTTCGCTAGTTTAGGGTCCAGAGAAGTAAAATCCCATAGACATGATCCTggtctggacaggttagataggtgggccgagaccaacggcatgaggttcaacaagaacaagtgccgggtcttacacttgggccacaacaaccccctgcagcgctacaggctgggggaagagtggttagaaagcggcctggtggaaagagccctgggggtgctgatcgacagccagctaaacatgagccagcagtgtgcccaggtggtcaagaaggccaatggcatcctggcctctattaggaatagtgtagccagccggtctggggaagtgatcgtccctctgtactcggcactggtgaggccgcaccttgaatcctgtgtccagttctgggccccgcacttcaagaaagatgttgaggtgttggagcgagtccagaggagggcgaccaagcttgtgaagggtctggagggtctgacctacgaggaatggctgagggagctggggttgtttagcctggagaagacgaggctcagaggtgaccttagtgcagtctacaactacctgaagggaggttgtagtggagtgggagtcgggcccttctcccaggcaactagcgataggacaagaggacacagcctcaagcttcaccaggggaggttcaggttggacattaggaagcatttcttctcagagagggtcattagacattggaaggggctgcccagggaggtggtggagtcactgtccctggatgtgtttaagaaaagactggacaaggcacttagtgccatggtctagttgacatggtggtgtcagggcaatggttggactcgatgatcccagaggtctcttccaacctgattgattctgtgattctgtgaatagaggcagcaggagcagaatgACGTGAATGTGGTGAGGCAGTTCTAAGACCTAAAGAAGTTGGCCTTCTGCCACCCTGGGGTTGCCATCCCTAGCACTTAAGGTTGGGCTAGCATATGCATCCCTGCAGAGAAGTGGAGGACTGAGACTGTCTCCTGAACCTCAGCCTGGTGATCTGGACTGGGATTGCAGAGGGAATGGGCTCTagtgctttttaatttattagtaAATGTGTTGCCACAGAAATCACTGCAACCCAGACACTCCGCAGGATGATTTAACAGGACTCAATGACACATGCacttaaattaatttagttAAATAAACTTCATTTACAGGTTGATTTTTATAGACAATAAGAACAGCAAAAACCACCGTGACATACATAAGAAAATGTCAGCAATGTGGTTTCACAGTGATTTGCTTTTATTAGAATTGAAGCTGCAAATCTCTTTATCAGGGTACAAGAACTCCTCTTCAGATCTTCTTGTGCTCCTAAGGGTCTTCACCTCCATGGGAAAGGCTCCCCAGGCTTGTACCAAGGCTGGGATCCATTGATGTCAAAAGATGGGAGATGTCTCAGATGCCGAGAGCTCTTGTCCATGTGGTCAGTGAGGTGTCAGTTTTAGGAACTGGTTGGCCTGCAAAGAAAAACCACGCTCTTAGCTAGTCCGTGTATCTCCATCCAAAAAgtctgttcaatatctttatagatgatctagatgtagggattgagtgcaccctcagtaaatttgcagacgacaccaagctgggtgggagtgtcaatctgctggagggtaggaaggccctacagagggatctggacaggttagatagatgggccgagaccaacggcatgaggttcaacaagaacaagtgccgggtcttacacttgggccacaacaaccccatgcagctctacaggctgggggaagagtggttagaaagcggcccggtggaaagagacctgggggtgctgatcgacagccggctaaacatgagccagcagtgtgcccaggtggtcaagaaggccaatggcatcctggcctctattaggaatagtgtagccagccggtctagggaagtgatcgtccctctgtactcggcactggtgaggccgcatcttgactactgtgtccagttgtgggccccacacttcaagaaagatgttgaggtgttggagcgagtccagaggagggcgaccaagctggtgaagggtctggagggtttgacctccgaggaacggctgagggagctggggttgtttagcctgaagaagaggaggctcagaggtgaccttattgcagtctacacctacctgaaaggaggttgtagtggagtgggagttggcctcttctcccaggcaactagcgataggacaagaggacacagcctcaagcttcgccaggggaggttcaggttggacatcaggaagcatttcttctcagcaagggtcattagccattagaaggggttgcccagggaggtggtggagtcaccatctctggatgtgtttaagaaaagactggacatggcacttagtgccatggtctagttgacagggcaATGtaagggcagcggttggactcgatgatccctgaggtctcttccaacctgattgattctgtgattctgaagtCAATTATACCTTGCCATCTCAGACTGACATAGACATAAGGTAACACATAAGGTTAAAGACTACCACAGATCCTTGTGATCTGGACTGCTGACCTGAGTTTCTGGCCATAACTCAGATAAAATGGAGGATGTGGATGTTACCCCTCAGCACACACCACAGTTattcagctgcagctgctgatgACCCAGAATACCTGCCAGGGTGTAGTTTAAGAGTTAAACTAGCTTAGGAATAAAGAGCTGCACTGGAGAAAGTGGCTGATCCTCTCACTTTCCTCCATGCCCTCCATGCCCTTTTTCTAGGAAAAAGGGTGACAAggtttctccctttttttgcATCCTTCAGCATGATGTTTAACAGAAACtcaattatattaaatataaatgcaaataataataaaaaaaataattaaaaaagagatgCATGAGGTCCAAAAAGTGGTAGATTTCTTACAATTCCTTTGGTATGAAATGCCACCAACTGCAGAGCTGGACCATGGTATCTTAGAGCATCACTCTGCATGGGATATCGCCTGTAGGTGCGGGCGCTTTCTCACTGGTGCTGATGAAAACATGCTTTATTCTTAGAGGGTGAAAAATGTCCTGTGGCACTTTGGTCTAATACCTGGCACTTTGCACCAGATAAAGTAATGGATCGAGAACTTCATCCCTGATATGAGTCCTGACTTGCTTAATGGTTATTCTGTGCCggtaagcttttctttttggtagTGCGAAGGTCCACGTTGCTGCCTGTGTGGATTGAGGGGGAGTCCTCAGAGCTGACTCTCTCAAGTTGTTGTATCCACCCTGCTTAGTAGAGGCAGAGTTTGAGCATGAGCTGGTTCTGCCCTGGTACCAGACTCATGCTGGAAGAAATTATTAGTGATATGTGATATGTTATCAGCAATATTAGATGTGCAACCTCCAGGTCCCTCCCTGCTCATCATCAACTTCTCCCTGTGgtttttcagagaaagcagaCTGGTATTTCTGATACCACAAGGCTCTACTTTTTTGTTACCAGGCACAAAACCCAGcaatttgagggttttttttggagggtgtAGGGGGCTGGAGAAGGTGGTCTGTTTCATGCCAAAAGGGGGAAAAGCCCAGTAAGTCTATTTGCTCCTGGTGTAGCGGCGTTTCTTTGGAGGACTCCGTCTTACCGTTTGCAGCATTTCAGCTTCCCATCACGGCAGGTCCCATTGTCAACCATAGGAGCAGAGCATGCAACAAAGGAGCAGAAGCCCCGGCTTTGCCGGCATGCGACGGTGTCAGCAGCTTCTTGGCTGTaagctgcaaaaaaacccaagggaAAATTCATGTTCATTTGTCAAGGCAGAGGATTGGAGAGTTACAGTATTGGATTTACCTTGCGTGGTGTGTGGTTTCTTGGTTTGTGACTGGGGTAACCTGATCACACCTTCTTAAGATCTTTACATCCATATGAAAATGCAAACTAACCAGAAAAGCAGGTTGTAATGCTAGCACGGAGAGACAGTCTGCCCGATTAATAGTGACCCGAAGATAACTGTCTGCTTCCTTAGCATTTTTCCTGGAGACATGTGCTTGTCATTCCAGCTACAGAAATATTATGttatgtgaaaaaaacacaggaaacacagaaaaatgtatttgtaaaattaatctcacattactttcagaaaaaaaaaagtgatgataatcaaataaaaatgtccTGAGTTTCTTCAAACTTTCAGTTCAAGTTTCAGCAAATGTAAAGCATATTTATGACTCGTAACCGTTATTTCCTAGTTTGAATAGCTTCCTTCCAGGAAGCATTGAGCACTACAAGCACGACCAGCATTTTCACAGGAAACCTGTGCACCCTATTACCATGTAAAATATCATACAACTAACACAGATGGCATAAAGCgtcacaaaaaataatttttaagcacAGCCAAATCAATAGAACTAACATTTACCCaactaaaatgttttatatactTAAGTATACACCATAAAATAAAGTCAGTGACTGTTGTTGCTAGTGCTGCATATGGTTTATCTGGATGCTatgctggttttgctgtgcCGGTATATTCAGAACTGAAGGGCCAAATGTTCAGGTGGTGGCAAAGACTGTGCATCCACCATCATTGGGGGATCTGCCCGGGCTCCTCCCAGCTGAAAAGCCAGATCCAAGTCTGGGTTCAGAGCATTCCCAGGCTGAACTTCACTTGTTCCCACTGGGATGTTCAGTCTGGGATTaaaactgtattatttttgtatgttcTAAGTGGATCTTTTATATCACCTGAAGCCTTGTGTATCTGTGCACTTAAAAGGTAAAAGAGGCCTTTATCAGCTGTATCAACATCTTGCTAAGCACAAAAGTGATCATTTTACCCCGTGCTTGCTGTGCCTAGCTCAATCCACAGCTGTTGGACTCTATCCTTAACCTGAAAGGCATCCAAGCTGTATTCAAAATCAGCTCTACCACATTTCAACCACTTTGTCCCAGTGATTCTCAAGCCTTTTCTCTTAATCACGTATTATTCAAGGGTTGCGCGTTGCTGATTTCACtcaactgattttaaaaacatcattaGACCTTGGTTTCCCTTGTCTCCTAAATTAAAAAGCCCTATAGTGTTATGGGTCTTTTATGTGCATAGGTCTTTATGAAGAGATATAAAATAACTGATTGCCCTTTTTCAGAGACTCTACTGGAATTGCACCAGCCCTGAAGCCATCTCAGgggccacagtttgctttgaaatcaagaatattttttgtgatgcataaaacaggaaaagtcCAAGAAAGCAATCCAGAAGCACACAGTGCAGGCTTTGTCTGAAGCTCCTACCAGTGCCTGCTTTTAGCCTAAGTGGTTCTACATTTCTTCACTGAGTAGACAGACATTTGCTCATCTAGGAAAGTAAGTACAAATTTGAGTCTACGGCAAACCAAAGCAGGGATGGAGATAGCTTAAACTTCTCTGAAGCCCCTCAAACAGCCTGGAATGATGCATGTACTCCAAACTCAATGCAAATGACAGTATAGAGTCTAGGCAAAGCCCCACAGTCACAactactttttttcaaaaaatataagAGGTCTACTAATCTGGAATACACAATAAGGAGGTGGGGGTGCAAATGTGAGAAGGGAAAGCTCTCACGTTGCAGGATGGTGTCTTAAGTATCAACCTAAGAATTGCCTGAATACACaggaggatttttctttcatcatatCATCATGCAACTGGAAGACAAGATGCTAGAAAGAGACCATCAGGAAGACTATCAAGGACCTCAACTCAATAGCTGAAAGATTAGGACTATGACTAGGGAAGGGGGCTTCTAATATGAAAGTCATGGAGTCCAAGAGCACAGAGATCATCTGAAACTCAACACTGGGCTTTAACGGACTCCTCTGCACATGCACCCTTTTAGCCTCCACCTCACCTATTTTCAATCATCTTACCTGGAGCAGcctggaagaggaagaagagaaaagcaacgAGGAAGAAAAGGATTCTCATGACTGCCAGCTGGTAGTAGGATGGTCTTTACAGGTATGAAGATACTCGAAGATGGCCAGAATCTGATGTTCGAGGCAGAAGACGGCTACTCCCTGTACTTATAAAGGCTCTGGGATGGAGCAGTGAAGAGAACTAGCGGGGCGGAGGAGTGGTTGTCTGAAGAATGAGTTCATTGCCCTATTACTGTAGAGACTGGTGATGTATGAAGATGTTGCAACCTAACACATTTGAAGATGCCTGACCTGAGCATTGACCAAATCACATCAGCTGACCTGAGCAGCCAAATCACTCTGTGCTTGCATGCCCTGTGCCAGCTGGTGggctgcacctggggaggacACAGGattggaggaggagggaggtgggtTCCTGTGATCTGCAATACTGTAAACCACGCAGATCTGCTGATGCCCCATGGCTCTTGGCCATGGTCTTGTGACAGGCTATCCTCCCCCCAGCCACAAGGCACAGTGAGCGTAGCAAAGGCTG
This region of Nyctibius grandis isolate bNycGra1 chromosome 1, bNycGra1.pri, whole genome shotgun sequence genomic DNA includes:
- the LOC137669276 gene encoding gallinacin-9-like, whose translation is MRILFFLVAFLFFLFQAAPAYSQEAADTVACRQSRGFCSFVACSAPMVDNGTCRDGKLKCCKRPTSS